A single Lolium perenne isolate Kyuss_39 chromosome 6, Kyuss_2.0, whole genome shotgun sequence DNA region contains:
- the LOC127334655 gene encoding WD repeat-containing protein LWD1 — MGGGGAAGDGDGWADQEQGNGGSRGGGEAKRSEIYTYEAAWHIYGMNWSVRRDKKYRLAIASLLEQYINRVEVVQLDESSGDIAPVLSFDHPFPPTKTMFVPDPQGLRPDLLATSADILRIWRITDDDEAATAAADSSNGSVRCNGVGAPAAQQPGAKLCCELNGNRNSDFCGPLTSFDWNDADPRRIGTSSIDTTCTIWDVEREAVDTQLIAHDKEVYDIAWGGAGVFASVSADGSVRVFDLRDKEHSTIIYESSSGGAGSNSAAAAADGGAVSPTPLVRLGWNKQDPRYMATIIMDSPKVVVLDIRYPTLPVVELHRHHAPVNAIAWAPHSSCHICTAGDDSQALIWDLSSMGTGNNSGGNGNGNASAAAAAAAAEGGLDPILAYTAGAEVEQLQWSATQPDWVAIAFANKLQILRV, encoded by the coding sequence atgggaggcggcggcgcagccGGGGACGGCGACGGGTGGGCGGATCAGGAGCAGGGCAACGGCGGGAGCCGCGGCGGCGGGGAGGCGAAGCGGTCGGAGATCTACACCTACGAGGCCGCTTGGCACATCTACGGCATGAACTGGAGCGTGCGGCGCGACAAGAAGTACCGCCTCGCCATCGCCAGCCTGCTCGAGCAGTACATCAACCGCGTCGAGGTTGTCCAGCTCGATGAGTCCTCCGGCGACATCGCTCCCGTCCTCTCCTTCGACCACCCTTTCCCTCCCACCAAGACCATGTTCGTGCCGGACCCGCAAGGCCTCCGCCCCGATCTGCTCGCCACCTCCGCCGACATCCTCCGCATCTGGCGcatcaccgacgacgacgaagctgccaccgccgccgccgactccAGCAACGGCTCCGTACGCTGCAACGGTGTAGGCGCCCCCGCTGCCCAGCAGCCGGGCGCCAAGCTCTGCTGCGAGCTCAACGGCAACCGCAACAGCGACTTCTGCGGCCCGCTCACCTCCTTCGACTGGAACGACGCCGACCCACGCCGCATTGGAACATCGTCCATCGATACAACATGTACCATCTGGGACGTCGAGCGTGAGGCCGTCGACACCCAGCTCATTGCACATGACAAGGAGGTCTATGACATTGCTTGGGGTGGCGCCGGTGTCTTTGCATCTGTCTCTGCTGATGGCTCGGTACGTGTGTTTGATCTTCGGGATAAGGAGCATTCAACAATCATCTATGAGAGCAGTTCAGGTGGTGCTGGCTCCAattctgctgctgctgctgccgatgGTGGGGCTGTGTCGCCCACGCCATTGGTTAGGCTGGGGTGGAACAAGCAGGACCCGAGGTACATGGCCACCATCATCATGGATAGCCCCAAGGTGGTTGTGCTTGACATTCGCTACCCAACACTGCCTGTCGTTGAGCTCCACCGCCACCATGCTCCTGTCAATGCTATCGCATGGGCGCCTCACTCTTCTTGCCACATTTGCACAGCGGGAGATGACTCACAGGCACTCATATGGGACCTATCATCCATGGGCACCGGGAACAATAGCGGTGGCAATGGAAATGGCAATGCTTCTGCTGCtgctgcagcagcagcagcagaggGTGGTCTTGACCCTATACTGGCTTACACGGCAGGGGCCGAGGTTGAGCAGCTGCAGTGGTCAGCAACCCAACCTGACTGGGTTGCCATTGCATTTGCCAATAAACTGCAGATTCTCAGGGTCTGA